A single window of Candidatus Bathyarchaeota archaeon DNA harbors:
- a CDS encoding 30S ribosomal protein S17e: MGKVRTKIIKKTAKELLAAYPNMFTTNFEENKKVVNQLLDVYGKKLRNRIAGYISNLKKIEEKRKAGLIAVPTPD, from the coding sequence TTGGGTAAAGTTAGAACAAAAATAATCAAGAAAACCGCTAAAGAATTATTAGCAGCTTATCCAAATATGTTTACAACTAACTTTGAAGAAAATAAAAAAGTTGTAAATCAACTTTTAGATGTTTACGGTAAAAAATTAAGAAATAGAATTGCAGGTTATATTTCAAATTTAAAAAAGATTGAGGAAAAAAGAAAAGCTGGTTTAATTGCGGTTCCAACACCAGATTAA